In Danio aesculapii chromosome 12, fDanAes4.1, whole genome shotgun sequence, the sequence CATTTGTCCCTTtattgacagtatgccatcataaattgtgaaaataaccgatagaaaaaggctttaagataaattaaatttttagttattaaaatttaCGAATTATGACTGAAAAAAGAGCTGGCCAGTTTTTTTACCCACAGGTTACAGTTTTCAATATGTTTTAGttggtttttaaaaagttgaacAGATTCCTAATAGGTTTTTTATGAtgcatgataataaatttgtatttttttcatgctttcaaaactattcaaaattcttaatttaatattctaatctcataacaTTGTTTATGAAACAGTAATAACTTTTAAACACACAATAAACAGTTAgcacatttcttaataaacactttgtggtaaAATACTATGGTGTGCACTTTGACGAAATTatagaacattttttttgttgcgtCCAAAAGTGCGGTTATGATCACCATGTGACAAGCCATTGCAGCAAAGattaatgcttaaaatgtcactaaaatgcagtatttgaacttcataatttaatagaaattgagaagaataactgcaaaaagctcCACTTTTTGGGAAAAGAGTACCACCTTgttcaataggctggctacaggcctgattgtTCTTCTGTATATTTGTCAAGGCGAAAATGAGTTTTTAAGCATCAAAGCAATAGAAGTGAAAGCCTTAAACGTATTTCTCCTGATAAATTAGAATGTATTATGTGTAATTCAGTTTTAATTGTGAAAGAAATATAATTTGtacaataaaacagaaatatcattcagtgtaacaatagtttatattggCACCATAAAGACAGAATGATCACAGTGCAGtcccaaaatactaattaattaaattttaaatatttttatactttactcTTCGAAATGTtaagttttatacattttttttgtacaagACCTTATTGAGTatacttttattaattataatataataaaatgtagtttgcatttatttatttgattactgGTGAGaataaatgttgttattttatatagGCGTATATATAATACTGAATAAATGaaacataatttattaattttaactattttgtttatttgtttctcacTTAAAAGAGTAAAAGTAAGTTTTATAAAACGAGATCTAAAAATATGGCTACCTGTTTCtatgaattaaatgtaattttagtaCTAATCTATTTTAtataatgcttattttaaaaatgtaaaaactaaattacataatatattattttcgtcttaatatttataattaattatgctATCCTTTTTTTTATCCGTTtatagcaacattttatcaaACAAAGTATATATTTAGACAAAGTTTTAGTTTTCAAATTCATTTCACATTACCCCTCACTACATCCTAATTTGACTGAGACTTTTTTAGGGCTTTAATATTTTCTAATGTGATTCTTCTACCTTTCTTTTCCTCCAGCTGGATGAAACTATGTTGGAGAGGTTGTGGGGTCTCACAGAGATGTTTCCAGACTCAGTGCGATCGGCAGCTGAAGTTTCCGCACAGTGTTCGCTGTCTGCAGCCAAAAAACTTTACAGGTATGTTGATGGtaattggtcttacacttaaCACATTATTTTTAACTCTGTAAATAATCTTTATAAGCTACATAATTTTTCTCACTGTACGTTTTATAGTTTCTCCCGTGCAGCTCTGTGGGTTGGTACTACTTCCTTTATGATCCTAGTTCTGCCGGTTGTCTTTGAAACCGAGAGGTTACAGCTGGAACAACAGCAGTTACAACAGCAGAGACAGGTGAGTAACAATACAGTGCTGTATTAAATATGAATACACTTCTTGCAATATCACACCTGACTGGGAATGTTTGACCAAAAGTATTTTTGTATAGTAAAAATatatctgaataaaaataaattagaaagtCATCAAAAATCCGTTGTATATTATTAATTGGGTTGAAATTTCATAATACAAAGGCTTATCCATACAAATGAAAGAGTTATTTGAAAAAAGAGTCTGTGGAAAAACAGCATTATGTACAGTCTGTGTTatgaataaaagttaaaacgGTAAACTAATATAATCAAATAGATTGTTCTGAAACTAAATTCTACTTTGATGAGCCATATTTAGAGCTATATACTGATCTATTCATCCTTTTACCTTATGgggcaaatacattttttgaacataacataaacatttaaaaacaaacctatTGTGAAGTATGAGGTTAATTCAGTTGTAGGTTGCAGTAGGTTtgtttgcttttgatgaagtaaTTATTCAGCATTATTTCGGCTATTTATTcagatatatatacatttaacagTGTAAACGTTTTTCAAACTTTTGATTTTATGTCAAGAAAGAGTTGTAAGCTAGTACTATATCATCACCAGTACTCATCTGGAAGGTACAGACCAAAAATGGAAGATAGGCAACTATTCATTTAACAGTAATTGCTTCAAGCCTCAAAGATTTGACATGCTCCAAGAATGGCAACCAAATATTAGAAAACTTGATCACTGAACCTGAATCTAATTTAGCAAAAAAGAATGCATCTTAAATCCATTGAGTATGGGATGGGGGTTGATGAGACTTTCACTGCAACAAAATACACAGCCTAGCtaataatgacagaaaagctattaattcagaaaaataaaatggtaaCTCACAATCAGGGGGTAGAACTCCAAACAGGCCAATTAATAGAGAAGGATCAATTTTAACAGATGAAGTTTCTGAAAATGAGTCAAAAACAGACTGCCAAAAAGGAAATAAAGCTGGACAGGTCCAAAACATGTGAACTAGATTTGCAGGTTCAACATGCCATTTGTCACTGTTTGGATCAATAGCAGGAAACATGTGAGCTAGTTTACAATTAGACCAGTGAACTCTGTGGACTACTTTGCACTGTAGAATCCCATGACGAGCACATACAGGTGGTGTATGGACCTTTTATAAAATTGTTGaccaaaaaaaatctgttcatgGCTTATAATAGAAATATTACTGCTAAAAGTATCTTGTTTTGAttgaaaaatgaatgagtgaatgcatttctcatttcttttctttctgttttttctAGATTTTGTTGGGTCCAAATGCTGGCATGTCTGGAGGAATGTCAGGAATGATGCCTCCTGCTCCAGGGAAGCtgtgatttatatataatataacatccGTGAGTTGTAGAAGAAGATGGGGAAAGAGAGAGGGAGCGGGAGCTGCACAAAAGAATATGCTGTGGTTGGCCAAAATCAAGAAGTCATTACCCTGTATAGAGTCTAATGGAGAATGATCTTAATGACTTCCCTCTCTCTCTGCCCTTCTCACTAAAAACATTCTGCATAGACTGACGTCCAAGCTATGaccttttactttttttattatagctATCTAATAACATGTCTGTGAGAGAGAGCCTATAGCAGCTTACTGGGAATATTCTGACTTGTAGGTTTATTATGTTTCTAAGAGGGTGTTTACGGTGCAATGTTGGCCATTGTAATGCCAGATCAGCACTGACATTGTAGAGAATCTATAACTGTGGTTGAAAGATCTGTAATATTTATGAGGGCACACAGGGCCGATGTTGATTGTGAAATTTTCTCTGTCTGCAGATTACTGTTGTTTCTTGTTTATGATTCAGAAATGTTCAAACTTTCAGAAGTGATTCACTACCAACAGTGTCTTTAACATGTATATCATGCATGTAAAGCTTCCTCGATGTTATTCCTCAGACAAAAGCCATACAGTGTGCAGAATCATTGTGAAATGTTTGAGAGAAAACTGTACTTTCAGTAATCAGTGATCCATTTTTCTCCATATTACAGGATTAAAAAACAGGCCTTCTCTATTGTTGTCTCTTCTGTGTAATATTTACATTGCAGTGGCTAAACTGTATTATTTATACTGGTGAAACGTGCCTCACTAAGAAACGCTAGATGAAAGTTACATTTTAAGGCAGATCCTCCATTATTGCTTTGATCCAAATAGCAGATTTTACTTCAGTccaatgtaaaatatttactacttaaataaatacttaaaaacttATTAAACTTCAgaattattagattataaactaaaaattaaaaaaatgttaattgatCTTAAGTAATCTCTTTAAAAAGGTGAAAATAATAGAAAGCATAACTCAGCAAggtggcacggtagctcagtggttagcactgttgcctcacagcaagaagattgctggtttgagatGGTGTGACTATGTGgcgtttgcaagttctccccttgtttgcgtgggtttcctccaggatctccggtttcccccgcagtccaaagacatgcgctgtaggtgaattggattaactgaattggcttaagtgtgtgtgtgtgtgtgtgtgtgtgtgtgtatgagtgtttcccattactgggttgtggctggaagggtatctgctatgtaaaacatatgccagaatagttggcggttcattccgctttggctgcctctgaaatagagactaagccaaaggagaataaatgaataaccCAACAACtgcaatttaaagggcacctgtgatgcaaattcaacttttgtaagctgtttggacagaactgtgtgggTATAGTGTGTTCACGTGACGTTGGAGTAGggatgcatgatattggaaaaaacagacattgtgatatttcgttttctgcaataaatattgcaatatgaaaataattttacaagATGACTTTATTAGGAAAGAATTCCTCATTTTATACTGATTGGAATGATAtgcataaaatatgcaaaataaaataaagataaaaacgaAATAAACAATACTTTATGGTTTTCATTTGGACtttaactattaaataatatacatttagtaatcaaatgtaaaataacattgaatAGTCATTATTCGattgcattaaataattaaacaattaaccTTTATTAAAACGACAAACTTTTTTAATTCTTGTGCCCAAAtagtttaaattcacttgaaatctaaagtcacaggccttaaaaaaacacatccaaataaaagtcttttatattataagattaaagTTAAACTTTGCAACGACTCCACAAATCGCATGTTTTGAACTGTTTTCTGGTTAACTATAATCCCAGTTTGacattgcagatttgcacattccaatatcgatgctgaaacaatatattgtgcagccctatatgaTTGTAGTTTTTTCCGCCCTCCGACTTCATTGACAGGAGCATATTAACGTGTCTTCATAGTGATctgtataaacatgtccacagaacagggtttgcaaagaaactgggattaaaagatctgttccaactctctgtg encodes:
- the tomm22 gene encoding mitochondrial import receptor subunit TOM22 homolog: MATIQELSPDSGRVETRPPEDEIEGDDEDEELDETMLERLWGLTEMFPDSVRSAAEVSAQCSLSAAKKLYSFSRAALWVGTTSFMILVLPVVFETERLQLEQQQLQQQRQILLGPNAGMSGGMSGMMPPAPGKL